One region of Mycobacteriales bacterium genomic DNA includes:
- a CDS encoding SDR family oxidoreductase → MPTTDHVVAVLGAAGSVGSAVESGLRRAGHVTTGIDDRGLATGPQIEAAIRAAVPDGATAVVDTGFFDTSPVVAGLAGTAPETWRQQAEQPLRRALHVLQAAHRCLRPEGGTIVVLLPSVVMSGAAEVVGWVCAAEGYRSLAKAAARAWGNEGTTLKVMLVPAGIVTAAAIDRPGLQPPALGRAPDLSADIAPALSALLDPRLGGVTGLTLAVDGGVWMTS, encoded by the coding sequence GGGTCGGTCGGGTCCGCCGTCGAGTCGGGTCTGCGGCGCGCCGGACATGTGACAACCGGCATCGACGACCGCGGCTTGGCAACCGGCCCGCAGATCGAAGCGGCGATCCGCGCCGCTGTCCCCGATGGCGCGACCGCGGTCGTCGACACCGGCTTCTTCGACACCTCACCGGTGGTAGCCGGGCTCGCCGGCACTGCTCCCGAGACCTGGCGGCAACAAGCCGAGCAGCCGTTGCGCCGGGCACTGCACGTGCTGCAGGCCGCGCACCGCTGTCTTCGCCCGGAAGGCGGCACGATTGTCGTCCTGCTGCCCTCCGTGGTCATGTCGGGAGCCGCCGAGGTGGTCGGCTGGGTCTGTGCAGCCGAGGGGTACCGGTCGCTGGCGAAGGCCGCGGCCCGAGCCTGGGGCAACGAAGGGACCACATTGAAGGTGATGCTCGTCCCGGCGGGCATCGTCACGGCCGCGGCCATCGACCGGCCCGGTCTGCAACCGCCGGCGCTCGGCCGCGCTCCCGATCTGTCCGCGGACATCGCGCCGGCGTTGAGCGCCTTGCTCGACCCGCGGCTCGGCGGGGTCACCGGACTGACCCTCGCGGTCGACGGCGGCGTCTGGATGACGTCATGA
- a CDS encoding SDR family oxidoreductase: MSGPLAGKVVLVTGGGAGLGRAICVDAARHGASVVIASPGRNGADTATLVNEVGVGCHVPTDVTVLADVGQAVTVAVEKFGRLDAIVHNATSRLSSEVETIDELTDEAWDDHVAVSLTGAYHCAVAGFAALRDTGGRYVLMTSPAGIEGSANRPAYSAVKGAVRSMVKSLALEWGAAGITVVGVSPLAMTPAMANAYDADPALKDRLAKLVPLGRVGDAATDVAPVVRFLLEDDSRYITGQTIIVDGGRFTTL; the protein is encoded by the coding sequence ATGAGCGGCCCGCTGGCCGGCAAGGTCGTGCTGGTCACCGGAGGCGGCGCCGGTCTCGGCCGCGCCATCTGCGTCGACGCGGCTCGCCACGGCGCTTCGGTGGTCATCGCCAGCCCCGGCCGAAACGGCGCCGACACCGCCACCCTCGTCAACGAGGTCGGCGTCGGGTGCCACGTCCCCACCGACGTCACTGTGCTGGCCGACGTAGGGCAGGCGGTCACGGTCGCAGTCGAGAAGTTCGGACGCCTCGACGCGATCGTTCACAACGCGACGAGCCGTCTTTCCAGCGAGGTCGAAACGATTGACGAGCTCACAGACGAGGCGTGGGACGACCACGTGGCGGTCTCACTCACGGGTGCCTATCACTGCGCTGTCGCGGGCTTCGCCGCGCTTCGCGACACCGGCGGACGCTACGTCCTGATGACCTCGCCCGCCGGCATCGAAGGCAGCGCCAATCGGCCTGCGTACTCGGCGGTGAAGGGCGCCGTGCGCAGCATGGTCAAAAGCCTCGCGCTGGAATGGGGAGCCGCTGGAATCACCGTCGTCGGCGTCTCACCGCTTGCCATGACGCCCGCGATGGCGAACGCCTACGACGCGGACCCGGCGTTGAAAGACCGGCTGGCGAAGCTGGTCCCACTCGGCCGAGTCGGCGACGCCGCGACAGATGTCGCTCCCGTCGTACGGTTCTTGCTCGAGGACGACTCCCGCTACATCACCGGGCAGACGATCATCGTCGACGGCGGAAGGTTCACGACACTGTGA
- a CDS encoding LLM class flavin-dependent oxidoreductase, protein MSLRLYPHLELSPVDVVAELLAQARLAEQAGFDGFMTSEHHNGFAGYLPNPIQVAGWVLDSTDRAWAAPCPLLLPLRPTALVAEEIAWLAARFPGRVAVGTAAGSLEADFDIAGTTKDDLTRRYADALTTLSAMLLGRDPGPLLDDPAISRCATHPVPVVSAAMSPAACRRAAQAGVGLLFDSLTTVSRCRELADAYRDAGGAGPIALIRRAWPGPQQTERHEDQLRLYRSYATQTAAGHWSEDQPATGDATSIAETLIEQVTAVGATCLNIRVHTPGMAVAEARAHIAGLAEVVRILRRDWP, encoded by the coding sequence ATGTCGCTTCGGCTCTATCCGCACCTGGAGCTATCACCCGTCGACGTCGTTGCCGAGCTGCTCGCCCAGGCTCGGCTCGCCGAACAGGCGGGCTTCGACGGGTTCATGACCAGCGAGCACCACAACGGCTTCGCCGGGTACCTGCCCAACCCGATCCAGGTTGCGGGGTGGGTGCTCGACTCGACCGACCGCGCCTGGGCAGCGCCGTGCCCGCTGCTGTTGCCGTTGCGCCCGACCGCCCTCGTGGCCGAAGAGATCGCCTGGCTTGCCGCCCGCTTCCCCGGCCGGGTCGCGGTCGGGACGGCCGCCGGTTCCCTCGAGGCGGACTTCGACATCGCCGGTACGACGAAAGACGACCTGACGCGCCGGTACGCCGACGCCCTGACGACGTTGAGCGCGATGCTGCTCGGGCGCGACCCCGGACCGCTTCTCGACGACCCGGCGATCAGTCGCTGCGCGACTCATCCTGTGCCGGTGGTCAGCGCGGCGATGAGTCCGGCGGCGTGCCGTCGCGCCGCGCAGGCCGGGGTGGGCCTTCTCTTCGACTCGCTGACCACGGTCAGCCGCTGCCGCGAGCTCGCCGACGCTTACCGTGACGCCGGCGGTGCCGGACCGATCGCCTTGATCCGACGAGCCTGGCCCGGTCCGCAGCAGACCGAACGGCACGAAGACCAGCTGCGCCTCTACCGCAGCTACGCGACGCAAACCGCAGCCGGACACTGGAGCGAGGACCAGCCCGCCACCGGCGACGCGACATCGATCGCCGAGACCCTCATCGAGCAGGTCACCGCGGTGGGAGCGACCTGCCTGAACATTCGCGTGCACACGCCGGGCATGGCCGTGGCCGAAGCGCGCGCACACATCGCCGGGCTGGCGGAGGTCGTGCGGATTCTCCGCCGCGACTGGCCGTGA
- a CDS encoding SpoIIE family protein phosphatase — protein sequence MATFVNERAGGKRVSDAVACSLAARRHDLPADAGATAIRAARGFVERQVVERRASNVDDVTLAAAELLANAVQHGAGPIAVTVSGGSSCIRIEVSDGSRRAPVRPAASATNMTGRGIALVEGVATRWGVERREDGKTVWAEFDAGASPDPQVDIDRLLAAWDDDAPEDSAEPHFTVVLGDVPTDLLIEAKSHIDNLVREFSLAASAGVLGEDVPDHLAGLIQTVVYGFSAARDAIKRQALAAARRGEVRTNLMLRLPERAADAGEAYLAALDEADSYARAARLLTLEAPASHRLFRRWYVEAVVRGIRDGARGLPPAPVVPFETRMLEEVERLTALQRSTDRAARLQRVTAALANTRAPEDVAAVVVSEGVAALDAAGGGLLVPAADGIHVAVPGVVGYGEALVGALRDERLDAPLPAATALRTGKAVWLESREERDREFPALRGFEASTQSMCAVPLLAGGRILGALRFSFATRRLFGDNEREFVLALAAQTAQTLLRTEIDAAERKAALNLQRALLPERTPRIDGWSVAAHYSPAGQHEAGGDFYDVLRCTDGRVVAVVGDVMGRGIEAAASMAQIRSAVLAYAVEDPAPAAVFAKIDAFFAAVDPAQLVTLLYLLIEPATGEVEIASAGHLPPISVGPAGNRIADARVGAPLGIDIEPRQTTLLRVPRGAGIVALTDGLVERRGQDIEDGVRRLLAATSAAGTTADADELLRQILLAAPGGGGQDDDVTVLALFRH from the coding sequence ATGGCCACATTCGTGAACGAGCGCGCCGGAGGCAAGCGGGTGTCTGACGCCGTGGCGTGCTCGCTTGCTGCGCGCCGCCATGACCTGCCGGCCGACGCCGGTGCGACTGCGATCCGCGCGGCCCGCGGTTTTGTCGAGCGTCAGGTCGTCGAGCGACGAGCGTCCAATGTCGATGACGTGACGCTCGCCGCCGCGGAACTGCTCGCGAATGCCGTCCAGCACGGAGCCGGCCCGATCGCGGTGACGGTCAGCGGAGGTAGTAGTTGCATCCGGATCGAGGTCAGCGATGGGAGCCGGCGGGCCCCGGTGCGCCCCGCGGCGAGCGCGACCAACATGACCGGCCGCGGGATCGCGTTGGTCGAAGGCGTCGCGACTCGGTGGGGCGTCGAGCGCCGCGAGGACGGCAAGACGGTGTGGGCGGAGTTCGACGCCGGCGCTTCTCCTGACCCGCAAGTCGACATCGACAGGCTGCTGGCTGCTTGGGACGACGACGCACCGGAGGACTCGGCCGAACCACACTTCACTGTCGTTCTAGGTGACGTCCCGACGGATCTGCTGATCGAGGCGAAGTCCCACATCGACAACCTGGTTCGCGAGTTCAGCCTCGCCGCGTCCGCCGGCGTCCTCGGTGAGGACGTGCCGGACCACCTTGCCGGCCTGATCCAGACCGTGGTCTACGGGTTCAGCGCCGCGCGCGATGCCATCAAGCGGCAGGCGCTCGCCGCAGCTCGGCGCGGAGAGGTACGCACCAACCTGATGCTCCGCCTTCCGGAGCGCGCGGCGGATGCTGGGGAGGCCTACCTGGCCGCCCTCGACGAAGCCGACTCCTACGCCAGGGCCGCGCGCCTGCTCACTCTCGAGGCGCCGGCCTCCCACCGGCTGTTCCGGCGCTGGTACGTCGAAGCCGTCGTGCGGGGCATCCGCGACGGGGCGCGAGGCCTCCCCCCGGCACCGGTTGTTCCGTTCGAGACGCGCATGCTCGAAGAAGTCGAGCGACTCACCGCGTTGCAGCGCTCGACCGATCGCGCCGCGCGACTACAGCGCGTCACAGCGGCGCTGGCCAACACGCGCGCGCCGGAGGACGTCGCAGCCGTCGTCGTCTCCGAGGGGGTCGCCGCGCTGGATGCCGCCGGCGGTGGCTTGCTGGTCCCCGCGGCGGACGGCATCCACGTCGCGGTGCCGGGCGTCGTCGGGTACGGCGAGGCGCTGGTCGGCGCGCTCCGCGACGAGCGCCTCGACGCTCCGCTACCGGCTGCGACCGCGTTGCGGACCGGCAAGGCGGTGTGGCTGGAGTCCCGCGAGGAGCGGGATCGGGAGTTCCCCGCGCTGCGCGGGTTCGAAGCGAGTACCCAGTCGATGTGCGCGGTGCCGCTGCTCGCGGGTGGTCGGATCCTGGGTGCGTTGCGGTTCAGCTTCGCCACCCGGCGGCTGTTCGGTGACAACGAGCGTGAGTTCGTGCTGGCGCTCGCCGCGCAGACCGCGCAGACCCTGCTGCGTACCGAGATCGACGCCGCGGAACGCAAAGCCGCACTGAACCTGCAGCGCGCCCTCCTGCCGGAACGCACCCCGCGGATCGACGGATGGTCGGTCGCCGCGCACTACAGCCCGGCGGGACAGCACGAAGCGGGCGGCGACTTCTACGACGTGCTCAGGTGCACGGACGGTCGAGTCGTCGCCGTGGTCGGTGACGTCATGGGACGCGGTATCGAGGCGGCGGCATCGATGGCGCAGATCCGAAGTGCCGTCCTCGCCTACGCGGTGGAGGATCCGGCGCCGGCCGCGGTGTTCGCGAAGATCGACGCGTTCTTCGCGGCCGTCGACCCGGCGCAGCTCGTGACCCTGCTCTACCTCCTGATCGAGCCCGCGACCGGTGAGGTGGAGATCGCCTCGGCGGGGCATCTGCCGCCGATTTCGGTCGGGCCCGCCGGCAACCGTATCGCCGACGCCCGGGTCGGCGCGCCACTGGGCATCGACATCGAACCCCGGCAGACGACGCTGCTGCGCGTGCCGCGCGGCGCGGGCATCGTTGCGCTCACCGACGGGCTGGTCGAGCGGCGCGGGCAGGACATCGAAGACGGCGTACGACGCCTGCTCGCCGCGACATCAGCGGCCGGTACGACCGCCGACGCTGACGAGCTGTTGCGGCAGATTCTTCTGGCGGCTCCGGGTGGCGGCGGGCAAGACGACGACGTCACCGTCCTCGCGCTGTTCCGTCACTGA
- a CDS encoding NAD(P)H-binding protein — MRKIGLLGATGYTGRLTATEFALREIPVRLGGRSEQRLAKVDTAEGAERVVVDTTDRAALARFLDGLDVVISTVGPFELLGRPVVDAAVAAGVHYVDSTGEPDFMRWAYDAHSAARTAVVPACGYDYVPSDLAARVAADTLDGPAERIDIGYSMRGMKPTRGTARSALGAVLATPDPQIKRSTVNTRPALQVPLGDLLTTGRWAGAATVTANVTVSRAARAIVPVMGPATGPLLKVSAPLLRRLVERMPEGPTDQMRAQAHASVSATANRAGRSATVTVDVNDVYAFTALSLVEFALRVDGAGPMSPAEAVDAKEMLDALTGPLLSWQRH; from the coding sequence ATGCGAAAGATCGGCTTGCTCGGCGCCACCGGCTACACCGGCCGGCTCACGGCGACCGAGTTCGCGCTCCGCGAGATTCCGGTGCGGCTGGGCGGTCGGTCGGAGCAGCGCCTCGCCAAGGTCGACACCGCTGAGGGCGCCGAGCGAGTGGTCGTCGACACCACCGACCGGGCGGCACTTGCGCGCTTCCTCGACGGGCTCGATGTCGTGATCTCGACCGTCGGACCTTTCGAGCTCCTCGGGCGACCCGTGGTCGACGCAGCGGTCGCAGCCGGGGTGCACTATGTCGACTCGACCGGCGAGCCCGACTTCATGCGCTGGGCGTACGACGCGCACTCCGCCGCGCGTACCGCCGTCGTACCCGCCTGTGGCTACGACTACGTCCCGAGCGACCTCGCCGCGCGAGTCGCCGCCGACACGCTGGACGGGCCTGCCGAGCGGATCGACATCGGGTACTCGATGAGGGGGATGAAACCGACCCGCGGCACGGCGCGCAGCGCACTCGGCGCCGTACTGGCGACGCCGGATCCCCAGATCAAACGGTCGACGGTCAACACCAGGCCGGCGCTCCAAGTGCCACTGGGAGACCTGCTCACCACAGGCCGGTGGGCAGGAGCGGCGACGGTCACTGCGAACGTCACCGTGTCGAGGGCGGCTCGCGCGATCGTGCCGGTGATGGGTCCGGCGACCGGACCGCTACTGAAGGTGAGCGCGCCGCTGCTGCGACGGCTCGTCGAGCGGATGCCGGAAGGACCGACCGACCAGATGCGGGCGCAGGCCCATGCGTCGGTGTCCGCGACGGCGAACCGCGCGGGCAGGTCGGCGACCGTCACGGTCGACGTCAACGACGTCTACGCCTTCACCGCGCTGTCGCTGGTGGAGTTCGCGCTCCGCGTCGACGGCGCCGGCCCGATGTCGCCCGCAGAAGCGGTCGACGCCAAGGAGATGCTCGACGCGCTCACCGGTCCGCTGCTGTCCTGGCAGCGCCACTGA
- a CDS encoding aspartate-semialdehyde dehydrogenase has protein sequence MKVGVVGATGQVGAVMRKLLAERDFPVEQIRYFASARSAGTTLPWQGSDVVVEDAAVADPSGLDVALFSAGAATSRAQAERFAAAGVTVIDNSSAWRMDPDVPLVVSEVNPDAVAEARKGIIANPNCTTMVAMPPLRPLHAAAGLTRLVVTTFQAVSGSGGAGVDELDKQVRQVVDRAAELTHDGNAVTFPQPEKYVAPIAFNVLPMAGSIVDDGEFETDEEKKLRNESRKILGIPDLAVSGTCVRVPVFTGHSLSINAEFAEPMPVERARELLADAPGVVLTDVPTPLMAAGADPSYVGRLRQDPGVANGRGLVLFVSGDNLRKGAALNAVQIAELLIAR, from the coding sequence ATGAAGGTCGGCGTCGTCGGCGCGACCGGTCAGGTCGGCGCCGTCATGCGCAAGCTGCTCGCCGAGCGTGACTTCCCGGTCGAGCAGATCCGCTATTTCGCCTCAGCCCGCTCGGCAGGTACGACGCTGCCGTGGCAGGGCAGTGACGTCGTGGTCGAGGACGCCGCCGTCGCCGATCCGAGCGGCCTCGACGTCGCGTTGTTCTCGGCCGGCGCAGCGACCTCCAGGGCACAAGCCGAACGGTTCGCCGCTGCCGGCGTCACCGTCATCGACAACTCCTCGGCCTGGCGCATGGACCCGGACGTGCCGCTGGTCGTCAGTGAGGTCAATCCCGACGCGGTGGCCGAAGCCCGCAAGGGCATCATCGCCAACCCGAACTGCACCACGATGGTCGCGATGCCACCGCTGCGGCCGCTGCACGCGGCGGCGGGCCTCACCCGGCTGGTGGTCACCACCTTCCAGGCGGTGTCCGGCAGTGGCGGCGCCGGGGTGGACGAGCTCGACAAGCAGGTGCGGCAAGTCGTCGACCGCGCGGCCGAGCTGACCCACGACGGCAACGCGGTGACCTTCCCGCAACCGGAGAAGTACGTTGCGCCGATCGCGTTCAACGTGCTCCCGATGGCCGGATCGATCGTCGACGACGGCGAGTTCGAGACCGACGAGGAGAAGAAGCTCCGCAACGAGAGCCGCAAGATCCTGGGCATTCCCGACCTCGCGGTGTCGGGCACCTGCGTACGCGTCCCGGTCTTCACCGGTCACTCGCTGTCGATCAACGCCGAGTTCGCCGAGCCGATGCCGGTCGAGCGCGCCCGCGAGCTGCTCGCCGACGCGCCCGGCGTCGTACTCACCGACGTGCCCACGCCGTTGATGGCCGCCGGTGCCGACCCGAGCTACGTCGGCCGGCTTCGCCAGGACCCGGGAGTCGCCAACGGCCGCGGGCTCGTCCTGTTCGTCAGCGGCGACAACCTGCGTAAGGGCGCCGCACTCAACGCGGTTCAGATCGCCGAGCTCCTCATCGCCCGCTGA
- a CDS encoding aspartate kinase: MALVVQKYGGSSVGDAERIKRVAQRIVDSRRAGNDVVVVVSAMGDTTDELLDLAQQVSPLPPPRELDMLLTSGERISMALLAMAIANLGFEARSFTGSQAGVITDSVHGKARIIDVTPGRIQEALAAGSICIVAGFQGVSQDTKDITTLGRGGSDTTAVALAAAMAADVCEIYTDVDGVYSADPRIVGTARKLDRISYDEMLEMAASGAKVLMLRCVEYARRYGVPIHVRSSFSDREGTWVVRIPEEELVEQAIISGVAHDLAEARVTVVGVPDKPGEAAGIFRVVADAGVNIDMIVQNVSGSTGRTDVSFTLPKADGQTAMQALEKARGSIGFESLLYDDHVGKVSLVGAGMRSHPGVSATFFEALASAGVNVQNISTSEIRISVVCQDTDVPSAVRAIHEAFGLDDPDGAPAAVHAGSGR, encoded by the coding sequence ATGGCTCTCGTCGTCCAGAAGTACGGCGGGTCGTCGGTCGGTGACGCCGAGCGCATCAAGCGGGTGGCACAGCGGATCGTCGACTCACGCCGTGCCGGCAACGACGTCGTCGTTGTCGTCTCAGCGATGGGGGACACGACCGACGAGCTGCTCGACCTGGCGCAGCAGGTCTCGCCGCTGCCGCCGCCGCGCGAGCTCGACATGCTGCTGACCTCCGGTGAGCGGATCTCGATGGCGCTGCTCGCCATGGCGATCGCGAACCTCGGCTTCGAGGCGCGTTCGTTCACCGGGTCACAGGCCGGCGTGATCACCGACTCGGTGCACGGCAAGGCCCGCATCATCGACGTCACGCCGGGCCGGATCCAGGAGGCTCTCGCCGCCGGCAGCATCTGCATCGTCGCCGGGTTCCAGGGCGTGTCTCAGGACACCAAGGACATCACCACGCTCGGCCGCGGCGGTTCGGACACGACTGCCGTCGCGCTCGCCGCCGCGATGGCAGCGGACGTGTGCGAGATCTACACCGACGTCGACGGGGTCTACTCCGCCGACCCACGGATCGTCGGCACCGCGCGCAAGCTCGATCGAATCTCCTACGACGAGATGCTCGAGATGGCAGCCAGCGGCGCGAAGGTGCTGATGTTGCGTTGCGTCGAGTACGCCCGCCGTTACGGCGTACCGATCCATGTCCGCTCGTCGTTCTCCGACCGCGAGGGCACCTGGGTCGTCCGCATTCCCGAGGAGGAACTGGTGGAGCAGGCGATCATCTCCGGAGTCGCGCACGACCTCGCCGAGGCGCGGGTCACCGTGGTCGGCGTGCCGGACAAGCCCGGTGAGGCCGCCGGCATCTTCCGCGTCGTCGCCGACGCCGGGGTGAACATCGACATGATCGTGCAGAACGTGTCCGGGTCGACCGGTCGTACCGACGTGTCGTTCACCCTGCCCAAGGCCGACGGTCAGACCGCGATGCAGGCGCTGGAGAAGGCCCGCGGTTCGATCGGCTTCGAGTCGCTGCTCTACGACGACCACGTCGGGAAGGTCTCCCTCGTCGGCGCGGGCATGCGCTCGCATCCCGGGGTGTCGGCGACGTTCTTCGAGGCGCTGGCCTCCGCCGGAGTCAACGTGCAGAACATCTCGACGTCGGAGATCCGGATCTCGGTCGTGTGCCAGGACACCGACGTACCGTCCGCGGTGCGCGCGATCCACGAGGCGTTCGGGCTCGACGACCCGGACGGCGCTCCGGCCGCCGTGCACGCCGGGTCCGGACGATGA